A genomic segment from Nitrosopumilus sp. K4 encodes:
- a CDS encoding winged helix-turn-helix domain-containing protein: MTRRLTLPQLKKYDITQKVIEALADTESRAILFSIIKSGKTAAELSDKLKIPLSSVYKKLADLEELTLIEVEKWLLSDKGRKYKVYRSRISKADISIKKPEPVLNLVPN; encoded by the coding sequence ATGACAAGACGATTGACATTACCACAATTAAAAAAATATGACATAACACAAAAAGTGATAGAGGCATTGGCAGATACTGAATCAAGAGCAATTTTGTTTTCAATAATCAAATCTGGCAAAACAGCAGCTGAATTATCTGATAAATTGAAAATTCCGCTTAGCTCTGTATACAAAAAACTGGCAGATCTTGAGGAACTTACATTAATTGAAGTTGAAAAATGGTTGCTTTCAGACAAAGGGCGAAAATACAAAGTTTATCGAAGTAGAATATCTAAAGCAGACATCAGTATTAAAAAACCTGAACCTGTTCTAAATCTAGTTCCCAATTAG
- a CDS encoding universal stress protein encodes MDEITKILVPFDGTIHSQKALESAIYFARKLNSQISLLHVRFSTTISESQNSEMIDLMEASKIKAAQNGIDLNYEIINGKVEKSILDYAKKWKYRLIIMGSYGAGTTDAFYSSVSNSILQNSPIPVLIVK; translated from the coding sequence ATGGATGAAATTACAAAAATTCTAGTTCCGTTTGATGGTACAATTCATTCTCAAAAAGCCTTAGAAAGTGCAATCTATTTTGCCAGAAAATTAAACTCACAAATATCCTTACTGCATGTTCGATTTTCGACAACAATCTCTGAATCCCAAAATTCAGAAATGATAGACCTGATGGAAGCCTCAAAAATCAAAGCTGCTCAAAATGGAATTGATCTTAATTATGAAATAATTAATGGAAAAGTTGAAAAATCTATTTTAGATTATGCTAAAAAATGGAAATATCGATTAATCATAATGGGTTCATATGGTGCAGGAACTACGGATGCATTTTATTCTAGTGTGTCAAATTCTATTTTGCAAAATTCTCCTATTCCTGTATTGATTGTAAAATAA
- a CDS encoding CbtA family protein gives MKTSLFLIIVLVSGALAGFIHGSVNLAIVEPYLDEAIGIENQNLFASGEEEDTLEFWVEYEGYRTWQKSGQLLAGVILGTSVGALFGIVFALSRHSLPGKSNVKKALVLAGIMWLTLYFIPFLKYPANPPTVGDTETVVLRAILYLSFIAISGFATVGFYKLSKKFESKKKFISLAGYAIFIGAVFVAMPDNPDPITAPMELVEGFRAVSVLAVSSFWISVAIILGLLWNKFKPNQEITA, from the coding sequence ATGAAAACATCTCTTTTTCTAATCATTGTTTTAGTGTCAGGCGCACTTGCAGGATTTATCCATGGTAGCGTGAATCTTGCAATTGTTGAACCCTATCTTGATGAAGCAATTGGGATTGAGAACCAAAACTTGTTTGCGTCTGGCGAAGAAGAGGATACGTTGGAATTTTGGGTAGAATACGAAGGCTATAGAACATGGCAAAAGAGCGGTCAATTACTTGCAGGTGTTATACTTGGTACTTCTGTTGGTGCACTGTTTGGAATTGTTTTTGCATTGTCAAGACATTCACTTCCAGGTAAAAGTAATGTCAAAAAAGCACTTGTTTTAGCTGGCATAATGTGGCTTACGTTGTATTTCATCCCTTTCTTGAAATATCCTGCAAACCCTCCAACTGTTGGAGATACTGAGACTGTAGTTTTACGTGCAATCTTGTATCTGTCTTTTATTGCAATATCTGGATTTGCAACTGTTGGATTTTACAAATTGTCCAAAAAATTTGAAAGTAAAAAGAAATTCATCTCATTAGCTGGTTATGCTATTTTTATTGGAGCTGTGTTTGTTGCAATGCCTGACAATCCTGATCCAATAACTGCCCCCATGGAACTTGTTGAGGGCTTTCGAGCAGTTTCAGTTTTAGCTGTATCTTCCTTTTGGATTTCAGTTGCCATTATTCTGGGATTGCTCTGGAATAAATTCAAGCCTAATCAGGAAATTACTGCATGA
- a CDS encoding CbtB domain-containing protein, with product MSESRQITVSKKGVPTIAIIALAVVFAAGLFVVGFDQGHVFSLVYGEQAFEDLYIHELTHDMRHAAGFPCH from the coding sequence ATGTCTGAATCAAGACAAATAACGGTCTCTAAGAAAGGAGTTCCAACTATTGCAATTATTGCCTTAGCTGTGGTATTTGCTGCAGGTTTGTTTGTAGTTGGATTTGATCAGGGACATGTCTTTAGCTTAGTTTATGGTGAACAAGCCTTTGAGGATTTGTACATTCATGAACTTACTCATGATATGAGACATGCAGCAGGATTTCCCTGCCATTAG